The following coding sequences lie in one Heyndrickxia oleronia genomic window:
- the rluB gene encoding 23S rRNA pseudouridine(2605) synthase RluB, whose protein sequence is MERLQKVIAHAGIASRRKAEELILEGKVKVNGKIVTELGSKVSSNDKVEVNEIPLERETKVYLLMYKPRGVISAVTDDKNRKVVTDFLPEIKERVYPVGRLDYDTSGLLILTNDGDFANLLMHPRYEIHKTYVAKVKGIPSKQMLRQLEKGIKLEDGLTAPAKAKLLSADKKTQKSIIELTIHEGKNRQVRRMFEAIGHPVQKLKRERYAFLNLHGLNAGEVRELSPHEVKQLRALAETGSGNQ, encoded by the coding sequence ATGGAACGTCTTCAAAAGGTTATAGCACATGCGGGAATAGCCTCGCGTCGAAAGGCTGAGGAGTTAATTCTAGAAGGTAAGGTAAAAGTAAATGGTAAAATTGTAACTGAACTAGGGAGCAAAGTATCTTCTAATGATAAAGTAGAAGTGAATGAAATACCGCTAGAAAGGGAAACAAAAGTATATTTGTTAATGTACAAACCAAGAGGAGTCATATCTGCTGTTACTGATGATAAGAACAGAAAAGTGGTAACAGATTTTCTTCCGGAAATAAAGGAAAGAGTATATCCTGTTGGCCGTTTAGATTATGATACTTCAGGCCTGTTAATCCTAACAAATGATGGTGATTTTGCTAATTTACTTATGCATCCACGTTATGAAATTCATAAAACATATGTTGCAAAAGTAAAAGGGATTCCATCAAAACAAATGTTGAGACAATTAGAAAAAGGAATTAAATTAGAAGATGGATTGACTGCACCAGCAAAAGCAAAGTTATTATCAGCAGATAAGAAAACACAAAAATCAATCATTGAACTAACCATCCATGAAGGGAAAAATAGACAAGTTCGACGTATGTTTGAAGCTATAGGACATCCCGTTCAAAAGTTAAAACGAGAAAGATACGCATTTTTAAATTTACACGGGTTAAATGCGGGTGAAGTAAGAGAACTTTCTCCTCATGAGGTTAAACAATTACGCGCACTTGCAGAAACAGGATCAGGGAACCAATAA
- the resA gene encoding thiol-disulfide oxidoreductase ResA: MSQKKKQRLVIRTIILVVLIAAVSYALYNNLTKDSRKALKVGDKAPDFVLQDMNGQKHRLSDYKGKGVFLNFWGTWCGPCKEEMPYMVDLYKEYKQQGVEILAANVGESNFLINKFIKSYDLNFPVLVDKSKDVQNAYGIDPIPTSFFIDSSGTIKKIVETTMSKEDIQNLMESIKP, translated from the coding sequence ATGTCACAAAAGAAAAAGCAAAGGCTCGTTATACGAACGATCATACTAGTCGTTTTAATAGCTGCGGTATCCTATGCTTTATACAATAATTTAACAAAGGATAGTCGCAAGGCTTTGAAAGTTGGCGATAAGGCCCCTGATTTTGTTTTGCAAGATATGAATGGCCAGAAACATCGATTATCCGATTACAAAGGCAAGGGGGTATTCTTAAACTTTTGGGGAACTTGGTGTGGGCCCTGTAAAGAAGAGATGCCATACATGGTAGATTTGTATAAAGAGTATAAACAGCAAGGAGTTGAAATTCTAGCCGCAAATGTTGGAGAATCCAATTTCTTAATTAATAAGTTTATAAAAAGCTATGATTTAAATTTCCCTGTACTAGTAGATAAGAGTAAGGATGTACAGAATGCATATGGCATAGATCCAATACCCACATCATTTTTTATTGATTCAAGTGGAACAATAAAGAAAATAGTAGAAACAACGATGTCCAAAGAGGATATCCAAAACTTAATGGAGAGTATTAAACCTTAA